Below is a window of Dictyostelium discoideum AX4 chromosome 1 chromosome, whole genome shotgun sequence DNA.
gaaaaaaaaaaaaaaaattaaaaaattaaaaaatgggaAACCAACAAAGTTCTGGAATTGAAGGATCAAAACCAATTTCAgcattttattataataatattagtacaGTGATATCAAGGGatggattttatttttttaataatcaaagtCAAAGATTTGAATCATCTAAAAGACCAATTACATTTGTAATTTATGATGAAGAAGGAAATCAATTTATAACAGGAGAAGATGATTTTTTCATTCGTTTATATAATGAAGATGGTACATATATTAAACAATTACCAAATTTACAATCAAATATAACAACAGATGTAATTGCAATTTCACATCAAGATTTTATTCGTGTTTTATTTCCAATTAGAAATATTGATTTCcatcaaataaattcaaattcaaataatagtaatacaaTGTTATTATCAGGTGGTATGGATGGAACAATTAGATTATGGCAAGTTGAAACAGGTAGTTTATTAGCAGTATATAATCAAGATATTTCAAAAGTAACCATGAATGGTATTATCGATACAACATCAGCAGGAATTACAGCATTAACATTTGATCCAACCAATTTATTAGTTATATCTGGTACATCCGATGGTATAGTTCGTAAACATTCACTAAGAGAACGTGTTATAATGGGTACTTTTATTGGTCATAGTAGAGGtgcaattttaaatttattactcACAAAACATGGTCATCttttatcatcttcaatGGATAGAACTATAAGACTTTGGGATATTGATTCAGGTAAACAAATAACTGGTTGTAAATATTTCTCTCAAACTATGGTTTATGATCATCATAGAGATATTGTTTTCGCTGCTTCTGATACTGGTACAATAGCTGTAATTCAAATtgttaaagatttaaataattcttgtatgtatatttttaaaaaaaaaaaaaaaaaaaaaaaaaaaaaaaaaagatttatataattgattaacttttttttatttattttttattcatagggtcattaaaaaagataaaagtaTTAGATTTAAAGAAACCAGCGATTTTACATTTACATTATAATACATATGTTGATCAATTAACGGTTACATCAATTGAAACTAATATTGCAAGTGTTCAAAATGCAACAGGTATACCATTTGAATCTGttgaaaatgattataaaaaacaagTTAATCTTGTTCAAGGATTATGggaaacaacaaataatagaTTAACAATTACACCTTCACaatctaataattctttagCAAAAtcacaatcaattaataatcaattaaatcaatcaacaacatcaacaatcaatcaacaacaacaacaacaacaacaacaacaacaacaacaacaacaacaacaacaacaacaacaacaatatgaaGATGAGTTTGAAGATGAATATATTGATaaccaaataaaagaaaaacaacaacaactactacaacaacaacaacaacaacaacaacaacaacaaaatgaagaagaaccaattgaagattatatattttcaaatgaaatttcaagtGAATTAACAGAagaatttattcaattatcaattgaagaattaaaaaatataaaattaacaaatatgATTGAAAATACATTAAATAGTGatcaaatgatattaattgatAGGTTAAAACAATTGGAATTTTTAggtaatgaattatttgaacatCAAAGTTCACAAGAGgaaaaagaatataatgaAGCAAGAAAGTTAAAATATGTAAATGGTTTAACACAATTCCAAGATTCAATTGAGGAAATGTCAGAAGATTATGTATCTTGTATGAGAATGTTAATTAAAACCAATGATGCTGATATTGTATTAGATACTGATAATTgcaaagatattaaaatcaGATCATTGGAACAAAAGAGAATGGAAATTCTTGAACGTCATCGTTTAGAGTTGGAACAATTCCAAGGGGAAGTTGATAGGGAGCTATCGGTATTCTCTGATCAACAATTACCATTGATAACAAAGAAAGTTGCAAATGAatgttttgaaaataaaaagagattattaaattctcaagaatcaattgaaaaatcaattcaaactTATCTATCAAATACTTTTCCAGCTGTTAATCAACGTTATCATTTGGGTCCATTAATTTCAGAGAATTCAACAACAGTTTTTCGTGCTTTCGAttgtaaatctttaattCCAGTTGCTGTTAAAGTTTTACCACCTGTAGCTTTAAATATACCTGTACatgaaaatttaacaaaagtTTATCAAGTTTGTCAAACACCACAATCAATCTATGTCATTATGGAACCTTCAACTACAAGTTTAAAACCATTAGTTGAATCAATGGATCAACAtcaattaccaatttcaatGGTAATTTCAATTATGAAACAACTTTTACAAtgtcttttatttttacattcaTCAAGTTTAGTTTATCGTGATTTAAATCCATCAAGAGTTTTATtaactaccaccaccaccactgctaatgatgatgttgattgtgaactacaacaacaacaacaacaacaagtaaAAGTTAAATTAACTCATTTTGGTATAATGAGATCATTACAAGGTAATGTTGATTCAGAACCAGCTGAAGATGGTATGATTTATGGTTCACCAGAAATTTTTGGTAGAGTAATTAATACTGAATCCGATATTTGGTCTTTGGGtgtaattttcatttatctTTTACAAACAAAACAAGAAAGAACAAAACCATTATTCCATGGCCACAATAATAAATCTGTAATTGAAAGTATTGTTAAAATCGTTGGTAGACCTTTCCAAAAGGATATTGATAGAATGATTGCAAATGGTAATATGACATCTGATGCAATTCAATTACTTCAATATGCAGCAAGTTTACCTGTACCATTTGAAGATtctattgataatttaagaTCACATTGTTCATTAGCTTCTGATTCCGCTTTGGATCTTTTAACTCAAATGTTACAATTTGTACCACATAAaagaatttcaattgaacaaGCTTTATCTCATCcattcattttaaatttaccaaaacaacaacaacaacaacaacaacaaaaacaacaacaacaacagcaacaacaacaacaacaagaaataATCCCTAAAGATGATTCCTTAACAGATATTAGTAGTAATAAACAAGAAACTGTAGTTTATGATGCtaatattcaaattaatCAAGAGgatttaatttctaaaataaaagagaatgaaattcaaaaagaaattgatttcaaagaaaatcaaattaatgaagaaattaaagaagatGTTAAGGAGGAGATAGAAGAAGATATTAAAGAAGAAATCAAAGAAGAAATCAAAGAAGAAAGTAAAGAGGTTCAAGAAGAGGCTAAAGAGGAGATTAAAGAAGAAATCCAAATAGAGACACAAGAAGTTAAAGAGGAGATTAAAGAAGAAGTCCAAGTGGAGATTAAGGAGGAGAAGATTAAAGAGGAGATTAAAGAGGAGATTAAAGAAGAAACTCAGGAGGAGattaaagaagaaaataaagatgaaatCCAAGAGACAATTAAAGAAGAGGTTCAAGTAGAGATTAAAGAGGAAATAAAAGAAGAAACTCAAGAGGAGATAAAAGAAATTCTAAATGAAGTCCAAGTTAAAGAAGAGGTCAAAGAAGAAATCCAAGAAGAAGTTAGTCAAGAAACCCTAAGTGAAATCCAAGAAGAAGTTAAAGAAGAAATCCAAGAAGATATAAAAGAAGAAGTTAAAGAAGAAATCCAAAATGAAATCAGAGAAGAAATCCAAAATGAAATCAGAGAAGAAATCAAagaagaaatcaaaaaagttagtgaagaaattcaaaatgaAATCCAAGAAGAAGTTAAAGAAGAAATCCAAAATGAAAT
It encodes the following:
- a CDS encoding WD40 repeat-containing protein; its protein translation is MGNQQSSGIEGSKPISAFYYNNISTVISRDGFYFFNNQSQRFESSKRPITFVIYDEEGNQFITGEDDFFIRLYNEDGTYIKQLPNLQSNITTDVIAISHQDFIRVLFPIRNIDFHQINSNSNNSNTMLLSGGMDGTIRLWQVETGSLLAVYNQDISKVTMNGIIDTTSAGITALTFDPTNLLVISGTSDGIVRKHSLRERVIMGTFIGHSRGAILNLLLTKHGHLLSSSMDRTIRLWDIDSGKQITGCKYFSQTMVYDHHRDIVFAASDTGTIAVIQIVKDLNNSWSLKKIKVLDLKKPAILHLHYNTYVDQLTVTSIETNIASVQNATGIPFESVENDYKKQVNLVQGLWETTNNRLTITPSQSNNSLAKSQSINNQLNQSTTSTINQQQQQQQQQQQQQQQQQQQQQQYEDEFEDEYIDNQIKEKQQQLLQQQQQQQQQQQNEEEPIEDYIFSNEISSELTEEFIQLSIEELKNIKLTNMIENTLNSDQMILIDRLKQLEFLGNELFEHQSSQEEKEYNEARKLKYVNGLTQFQDSIEEMSEDYVSCMRMLIKTNDADIVLDTDNCKDIKIRSLEQKRMEILERHRLELEQFQGEVDRELSVFSDQQLPLITKKVANECFENKKRLLNSQESIEKSIQTYLSNTFPAVNQRYHLGPLISENSTTVFRAFDCKSLIPVAVKVLPPVALNIPVHENLTKVYQVCQTPQSIYVIMEPSTTSLKPLVESMDQHQLPISMVISIMKQLLQCLLFLHSSSLVYRDLNPSRVLLTTTTTTANDDVDCELQQQQQQQVKVKLTHFGIMRSLQGNVDSEPAEDGMIYGSPEIFGRVINTESDIWSLGVIFIYLLQTKQERTKPLFHGHNNKSVIESIVKIVGRPFQKDIDRMIANGNMTSDAIQLLQYAASLPVPFEDSIDNLRSHCSLASDSALDLLTQMLQFVPHKRISIEQALSHPFILNLPKQQQQQQQQKQQQQQQQQQQQEIIPKDDSLTDISSNKQETVVYDANIQINQEDLISKIKENEIQKEIDFKENQINEEIKEDVKEEIEEDIKEEIKEEIKEESKEVQEEAKEEIKEEIQIETQEVKEEIKEEVQVEIKEEKIKEEIKEEIKEETQEEIKEENKDEIQETIKEEVQVEIKEEIKEETQEEIKEILNEVQVKEEVKEEIQEEVSQETLSEIQEEVKEEIQEDIKEEVKEEIQNEIREEIQNEIREEIKEEIKKVSEEIQNEIQEEVKEEIQNEIQEEQQDTIKEEIQEIKQEIISERDTNQEGEISDTIVSDSKEADSIIEGPVTLERDNKNASDHDDEQQFVEEEIEVEEEIEVEEEIEVEEEIEVEEEIEVEEEIEVEEEIQVEDDTDKSNDF